From a region of the Acinetobacter larvae genome:
- a CDS encoding phosphatase PAP2 family protein, with amino-acid sequence MNTYIARLFLAIVLLLLILAGIAISQVGQIKDQFSLIAVSILWLCSTWLAIKKPQHANLGVLLFLLSWAVFPLLSFIAQYILGWSADPLLLQIDQMLWQGHTLAAYFQYEQHPVWADVISACYFFFYLLIVASVIYYALQRKTQAGKSFFNGLITLYSIGFIGYLLFPAAGPAFTILPQHGGGGVISQWVTATVNQGVTGMDVFPSLHTAISIFIVGFLIQTGHRKIGIALIPIVTGTVFATIFLRYHYGVDILFGLALSAIQLKISQRQLQAPSSNGST; translated from the coding sequence ATGAATACATATATTGCTCGGTTATTTTTAGCAATCGTTTTGCTGTTGCTCATTCTTGCTGGTATCGCCATTAGCCAAGTAGGTCAAATCAAAGATCAATTCTCCTTGATCGCTGTCAGTATCTTATGGTTATGCAGTACTTGGCTCGCAATCAAAAAACCACAACATGCCAATCTAGGCGTGTTACTTTTTTTACTGTCTTGGGCAGTTTTTCCCTTATTGTCATTCATTGCCCAGTACATTTTAGGTTGGTCTGCCGATCCCTTATTGCTCCAAATTGATCAAATGCTCTGGCAAGGTCATACCCTTGCCGCCTATTTTCAGTATGAACAACACCCCGTTTGGGCTGATGTCATTTCGGCATGTTACTTTTTCTTCTATTTGCTGATTGTTGCGAGTGTTATTTATTATGCACTGCAACGCAAAACTCAGGCAGGGAAAAGCTTTTTTAATGGCTTAATCACACTGTATAGCATTGGTTTTATAGGCTATCTGCTATTTCCTGCGGCAGGTCCTGCTTTTACCATTTTGCCTCAGCATGGTGGCGGTGGTGTGATCAGCCAATGGGTGACTGCCACAGTCAATCAAGGGGTGACCGGTATGGACGTCTTCCCCAGTCTACACACCGCTATCTCAATTTTTATTGTTGGTTTTCTCATACAAACGGGGCATCGTAAAATCGGTATTGCTCTCATCCCTATCGTCACAGGCACAGTCTTTGCCACCATCTTTTTGCGCTATCACTATGGAGTCGACATTCTCTTTGGTTTAGCACTCAGCGCAATACAACTCAAAATCAGCCAACGTCAATTACAAGCGCCTTCTAGCAATGGATCAACATAG